TCTTTACGCCTAGTGCTCATGATATGTATCCCGGCGAAAAGAATGTTACGATTCACGTCGAAAGACGCACAGACGTTTTATGCGGACGCTCAAGAGAAGGACATTTTGACGGTGTTGCAATTGTATTGACAAAGCTGTTCAATCTTGTGCAGCCGACTCGCGCCTATTTCGGTTTAAAGGATGCACAGCAGGTGGCAGTTGTTGATGGCTTAATCAGCGATTTCTTCATGAATATTGAACTGGTTGCTGTTGATACAGTCAGAGAGGAAGACGGCTTAGCCAAAAGCTCCCGCAATGTATACTTAACAGCTGAGGAAAGAAAAGAAGCGCCTAAGCTATATCGGGCCCTTCAAACAAGTGCGGAACTGATCAGAGCCGGTGAAAGAGACCCTGAAGCCGTGATAAAAGCTGCGAAAGAAATCATTGAAACGACAAGCGGGACCATTGACTATGTGGAGCTATATTCCTATCCGGAACTTGAACCTGTGAACAACATAGAAGGAAAGATCATTCTGGCTGTTGCAGTTGCTTTTTCAAAAGCGCGTTTAATAGATAATATTATTATTGATATTCGAGAAATGGAGAGAATATAATATGTATCGCACGATGATGAGCGGCAAGCTGCACAGGGCAACCGTTACTGAAGCAAATCTGAACTATGTGGGAAGCATTACAATTGATGAAGATCTCATTGATGCGGTGGGAATGCTTCCTAATGAAAAAGTGCAAATTGTGAATAATAATAATGGAGCACGTCTGGAAACGTATATTATTCCTGGTAAACGCGGAAGCGGCGTCATCTGTTTAAACGGTGCAGCCGCGCGACTTGTTCAGGAAGGAGATAAGGTTATTATCATCTCCTACAAAATGATGTCTGATCAAGAAGCGGCAAGCCATGAGCCGAAAGTGGCTGTTTTGAATGATCAAAACAAAATTGAACAAATGCTGGGGAACGAACCGGCCCGTACAATTTTGTAGAAGAAAAGCCCCCCTTTATCGGGGGTTTTCTTTTAAGATTTCGAGAGTAAAACGGTTTTGCCGCTCCATTTCCGTACAAAACGTGTTACACTTTTGTCGTATGCAAGAATTGAGGTGTCCATTTTAATGAATAAGCAACGGTTCGTTGTTATAGATGTAGAAACAACAGGGAATTCGCCAAAAAAAGGCGATAAAATCATACAAATCGCAGCGGTTGTAATCGAAAATGGACAAATTACTGAGCGGTTTTCAAAATATATTAATCCAAATAAATCCATTCCTGCTTTTATTGAGCAGCTTACAGGAATCTCGAATCAAATGGTAGAGCATGAACAGCCGTTTGAGGCTGTCGCTGAGGAAGTGTTTCATTTGCTTGACGGCTCTTATTTTGTTGCCCACAATATCCATTTCGATCTTGGGTTTGTCAAGTATGAGTTACATAAAGCGGGCTTTCAGCTGCCAGATTGTGAAGTGCTGGATACTGTCGAGCTCTCCCGTATTGTTTTTCCTGGGTTTGAAGGGTATAAGCTAACCGAATTAAGCGAGGAGCTTCAACTGCGGCATGATCAGCCGCATCGGGCTGACAGCGACGCTGAAGTGACAGGGCTTATTTTTTTGGAAATCCTCGAAAAGCTGCGGCAGCTTCCTTATCCGACGTTAAAACAGTTAAGAAGGCTTTCGCAGCATTTTATCAGTGATCTGACGCATTTGTTGGATATGTTCATTTATGAAAACAAACATACTGAAATACCGGGCTATGCGCGCTTTTCTTCCTTTTCTGTCAGAGAACCCGAATCAATCGATGAAGGTGCCGATGAGGACGGGAATTTTTCATTTGAGATGGAAAATTGGGAAGCAGGCAATGAAAAAGCGCTGTCAGAGTTAATGCCCGGGTATGAAAAAAGAGAAGGCCAAATGATGATGATGAAAGAGGTGGCTGAAGCGTTTGCCAATCGTGAGCATGCGCTGATTGAAGCTCCTCCGGGGATCGGAAAAACAATTGGCTACCTTATTCCGGCTGCGCTTTTTGCCAAGAAATCGAAAAAGCCGGTCATTATTAGCACGTATTCAACGCTTTTACAGCAGCAGATTTTGACAAAGGATTTGCCGATAGTCCAAGAGCTGTTTCCATTTCCGGTAACAGCGGCGATCCTAAAAGGGCAATCGCATTATGTATGCCTGTATAAATTCGAGCAGGTGCTTCACGAAGAAGATGATAATTATGATGCCGTACTGACAAAGGCACAGCTCCTCGTTTGGCTGACAGAGACAAACACAGGAGATGTAGCTGAACTGAATCTGCCTTCTGGCGGGAAATTGCTGTGGGACAGATTGGCTTATGACGATGACTCCTATAAAAGAAGCCGTCATGAGAGTGTAACCGGCTTTTATGAGCGCGCCAAGCAGATTGCCATGCGGTCCGATTTGGTGATTACCAACCATTCCCTTCTGCTGACCAATGAAGGCAGCCAGAAAAAAAGACTCCCTGAAAGCGGCACATTTATTATCGATGAAGCGCATCATTTTGAGCGTGCGGCGAGCGAACATTTAGGGAGAAGAGCCACGTACATAGAATTACATTCTAAATTGAACCGAATCGGCACCCTGAAGGAACAGGGGCTTCTAAAAAAGTTGAGACAGCTATTCCAGCGAAACAATCTGCCAGTTGATTCTTTTTTCGAAGTGGAAGAGTGGATTCAGCACATCCAAGCAGAAAGTGATGCTTTGTTCAGCTCTTTGCATTCTTTTGTCAAACGAAGAAAACCTAAAGAAGACTTAAACCGTCTAGTCTATAAGGTGAACAAAGAAAGCCAAGATAACAGCTGGCTGATGTTATCGGATGGAGCCGAAAGGCTTTGTTCTATGCTGACACATTTGCACCAGCTTTTTGAGGCACAGTCGGTCCTGATGCAACAACATCTGACGAGTATGAAGAGCAAAACCGCCTTTTTAGCTGATGAATATCAAAAGGTCATGAAAGGCTTGCAGCTTTATTGTCAAACGTTGCAGCAGCTGTTCTTTGACTCTGATGACGATGAAGCCGTTTGGATTGAAATAGACGCAAAGGGAGCAAAAAATGCGGTGGCCATTTACGCACAGCCGCTTGAACCTGGTGAACTCCTTGCTGATCAGTTTTTCGCTCGCAAAAACAGTGTGGTTCTGACATCTGCAACCCTTACTGTCGAAGATTCTTTTCAATTTATGATTGAACGTCTCGGTCTTGGTGACTTTTTCCCGCGGACCATGAGAATTGAGCCGCCTTTTTCTTACGATGACCGCATGCGGGTGATGATTCCAAAAGAAATGAAATCAATCCAAGATACGGGGCAAACTGAATTTATACAGGATACGGCCCGTTATATCGAACTGATGGCAAAGGAAAAACAGCCTAAAATCCTTGTGCTGTTTACATCCCATGATATGCTGAAAAAAGTTCATCAGGAGCTGAAGCACGCAATGAGTGCTTCCGGCATTCAGCTCTTGGCGCAAGGGATTACAGGCGGAAGTCCCGGCAAACTGATGAAAACTTTTAAAACATCAAATCAGGCGATCTTGCTTGGTACAAATCATTTTTGGGAAGGCGTTGATTTTCCTGGTGATGAGCTGACAACGGTAATGATCGTGAGGCTTCCATTCCGCTCCCCTGATCATCCGCTTCATGCTGCGAAATGCGAGCTTGCCCGAAAGCAAGGGCAAAACCCGTTTCAAACCGTATCACTTCCGGAAGCTGTGCTGACCTTCAAACAAGGAATCGGTCGCTTGCTGCGGACAGCGGGAGACAAAGGAACGATTGTCATCTTGGACAGACGAATTAAGACGGCTGGTTATGGCCGGCTGTTCCTTGAGGCTTTGCCGACAACATCCGTACATGAAGTGACTGACAGCGAGCTTGAGGCATATGTTTCAGGGGAAAATGGATAAAAGCCGCATAAAGCGGCTTTGGCGGTGTGGGAGTAGGATGGTGTTTTATTTAAAAGCGGTATTGCCGCTCTGTGATACTAGTATGGCGTGTCCTGAAATGGAGTATGACTAACAATATTTGTTCAAACTGGAGGATGAAAAAATGGAAAGCAAAATCGAAATTCTATCAACAATTAATGTAGAGCATTCTGACGATCTGTATAAAATTGTAGACACACTGAATCGGACACTGAAAAGAGATAATCTGATGTTCGGCCTTGCACTGGATGAGGAAAACAACAACCAAGCCGTTTTTACCATTTATCGTACGTAGGTGAGAAGATGAGAAAAAAAGCATTAATATTTACCGCCATTTTTGGTATTATTTTTTTAGCAGTACTTCTTGTCTCGGCAAGCATCTATAGATCAGCCATGGCACAAAAGGAAGAGGGGCACGAAGCAGCAGCTGCTGAAGCTAAAAAAGAAACCGATCTCGCCAACGTTGATCAAGTCGAAACATTTGTCGGAAAAGAAAAATATTATATTGTAAAAGGAACAGACAAAAAAGGAAGCAAATTTTATGTCTGGGTTCCTGCTGATAAAAAAGCAAAAATTCTCTCAAAAGAAGCAAAAGAGGGAATCTCGGAAGACAAAGCGGCGAAAATCATACAGGATGAAGGGCTGGTTTCAAAGCAAAAAGAGGTTCATTTGGCAAGAGAGGGAAATGTTCTGCTTTGGGAAGTAACGTAC
The Bacillus vallismortis genome window above contains:
- the dinG gene encoding ATP-dependent DNA helicase DinG, which translates into the protein MNKQRFVVIDVETTGNSPKKGDKIIQIAAVVIENGQITERFSKYINPNKSIPAFIEQLTGISNQMVEHEQPFEAVAEEVFHLLDGSYFVAHNIHFDLGFVKYELHKAGFQLPDCEVLDTVELSRIVFPGFEGYKLTELSEELQLRHDQPHRADSDAEVTGLIFLEILEKLRQLPYPTLKQLRRLSQHFISDLTHLLDMFIYENKHTEIPGYARFSSFSVREPESIDEGADEDGNFSFEMENWEAGNEKALSELMPGYEKREGQMMMMKEVAEAFANREHALIEAPPGIGKTIGYLIPAALFAKKSKKPVIISTYSTLLQQQILTKDLPIVQELFPFPVTAAILKGQSHYVCLYKFEQVLHEEDDNYDAVLTKAQLLVWLTETNTGDVAELNLPSGGKLLWDRLAYDDDSYKRSRHESVTGFYERAKQIAMRSDLVITNHSLLLTNEGSQKKRLPESGTFIIDEAHHFERAASEHLGRRATYIELHSKLNRIGTLKEQGLLKKLRQLFQRNNLPVDSFFEVEEWIQHIQAESDALFSSLHSFVKRRKPKEDLNRLVYKVNKESQDNSWLMLSDGAERLCSMLTHLHQLFEAQSVLMQQHLTSMKSKTAFLADEYQKVMKGLQLYCQTLQQLFFDSDDDEAVWIEIDAKGAKNAVAIYAQPLEPGELLADQFFARKNSVVLTSATLTVEDSFQFMIERLGLGDFFPRTMRIEPPFSYDDRMRVMIPKEMKSIQDTGQTEFIQDTARYIELMAKEKQPKILVLFTSHDMLKKVHQELKHAMSASGIQLLAQGITGGSPGKLMKTFKTSNQAILLGTNHFWEGVDFPGDELTTVMIVRLPFRSPDHPLHAAKCELARKQGQNPFQTVSLPEAVLTFKQGIGRLLRTAGDKGTIVILDRRIKTAGYGRLFLEALPTTSVHEVTDSELEAYVSGENG
- a CDS encoding YpmA family protein, yielding MESKIEILSTINVEHSDDLYKIVDTLNRTLKRDNLMFGLALDEENNNQAVFTIYRT
- the panD gene encoding aspartate 1-decarboxylase, which translates into the protein MYRTMMSGKLHRATVTEANLNYVGSITIDEDLIDAVGMLPNEKVQIVNNNNGARLETYIIPGKRGSGVICLNGAAARLVQEGDKVIIISYKMMSDQEAASHEPKVAVLNDQNKIEQMLGNEPARTIL
- the panC gene encoding pantoate--beta-alanine ligase, producing the protein MRQITDISQLKEAIRQYQSEGKSIGFVPTMGFLHEGHLTLADKARQENDAVVMSIFVNPAQFGPHEDFEAYPRDIERDAALAENAGVDILFTPSAHDMYPGEKNVTIHVERRTDVLCGRSREGHFDGVAIVLTKLFNLVQPTRAYFGLKDAQQVAVVDGLISDFFMNIELVAVDTVREEDGLAKSSRNVYLTAEERKEAPKLYRALQTSAELIRAGERDPEAVIKAAKEIIETTSGTIDYVELYSYPELEPVNNIEGKIILAVAVAFSKARLIDNIIIDIREMERI
- the tseB gene encoding cell wall elongation/penicillin-binding protein regulator TseB: MRKKALIFTAIFGIIFLAVLLVSASIYRSAMAQKEEGHEAAAAEAKKETDLANVDQVETFVGKEKYYIVKGTDKKGSKFYVWVPADKKAKILSKEAKEGISEDKAAKIIQDEGLVSKQKEVHLAREGNVLLWEVTYLDKEGQYSLSYVDFTTGKILKNMTP